A genomic segment from Syngnathus scovelli strain Florida chromosome 3, RoL_Ssco_1.2, whole genome shotgun sequence encodes:
- the trpm6 gene encoding transient receptor potential cation channel subfamily M member 6 isoform X2 yields MSYKSWIEETFSKRECVKFIPSSRDLHRCIPVCQVCQNLIRCCCGRLIVEHSWQEAPPPTFFTGPEQDVSEEWSLELHTRASPTNAYGTIAFQDSAARVCRAKFVRVAVDSKPEALLQLMLREWQMDRPKLLLTIHGGSENFSLPPKVKQAFTKGLITAARSTGAWILTDGINTGVSKYVGEAVKSFGGHNLRKRNTIGITSWGVIDNNTDLIGRDVFRLYQPLGNPLSKRSYLNSFHSHFLLVDDGTLGKFGCQEGLRKKLEKHIQLLKIHTRLNQRVPIACVVVEGGPAIVSTVLDYVSSNPPVPVFVFEGSGRAADLFAFLHKHTDTDRQLAADIREGFLVRIGEVFGVDRKEASRLCSLLLECMDHRQSITIFDSESEDQMAPDAAILNTILKGTKASAAEQLSMTLAWDRADIAQKNVLVYGQQWQVGSLEQAMLDALMMDRVSFVKLLIDNGMTMSHFLTVDRLEELYNMPQVQADQFLHHLVEDVKQTSLPLGYRLSIIDMGLVIEYLIGGAYRSTYTRKHFRTAYNRLQNKEGRRVSTSFLSEQKMGIRSKSQWSGSPQDPHFFRTAQPYKCKDQNVLRGTSEKAVWNPGLCEAPLVFSFNFNDVFVWAVLQQRQQMALFLWQHGEEALARAAVACKLYRSMAFKARQSSMDDHIAERFKAYSLEFGQLAVNVLDCAFRQNEKMAMKLLTSEMEAWSHFTCLQIAVSSCHRPFVSHSCTQTLLTDLWTGPLNMRKNSYLKIILSLLLPPAILLLEFKSKAEMCHVPQSHEAIIFGRDTLKSGETHDKTHMAKKDAEHGLPSQDRRLGSRWEGLFPNLLHIVSWMTRLYEFYTAPVVKFWFHTISYLAFLMLFSYTILVKMDDEPGVQEWLVILYILTTAVEKTREVLMSEPRKLSQKLKIWFSEYWNFSDFLAIILFLFALVMRWHAEPYRTVGRLAYCLDIIFWFVRVMDLLAVNQHAGPYLTMITKMTSNMFFIVVMMAIVLLSFGVSRKAILSPDEDPSWSLARDVVFQPYWMIYGEVYASEIDPCDGGQPCAPASFLTAFLQAVYMFFQYIIMVNILIAFFNNVYFDMASTSNKLWKYNRYRYIMTYQDRPWLPPPLIFLSHVTFGLRAIYKRLNGSTEGDERSSGLKLYLARDDRKKLHEFEEKCVQAYLYEKNQDLHSSQMNRIRVTADRAEEMCTMVGEISEKVNIIQDNLTKLDSQLGQLQDLSALAVDTLTLLSASDNLHQEEARLAQSQLIQTSQHVLPHSWTLHRDGSEYDVSNMRRPMCKSCKSTPPSLIKGYILRHAPHESHLGIRGSRGEGEGQTEEGEKELPDAHHPRELCVGVPRSASLSTVLHLHGVGNHLSVFTDQTPYESRGTSPCGSPLSFKIADGGLESPHYKLWSCDPHLYPNREEIDMEEEEGSEDEQIVDESRVRDHLSNL; encoded by the exons TCATATAAATCCTGGATTGAGGAAActttctccaagagagaatgtgtGAAGTTTATCCCCTCCTCTCGAGATCTACACAG ATGCATTCCAGTATGTCAAGTATGTCAAAACTTGATCAG GTGTTGCTGCGGTCGTCTTATCGTAGAACACTCCTGGCAAGAGGCACCTCCCCCGACATTCTTTACTGGTCCTGAACAAGATGTGTCAGAGGAGTGGTCCTTGGAGCTACACACCAGAGCCAGTCCCACCAATGCCTATGGGACCATAGCATTTCAGGACAGTGCAGCACGTGTGTGTCGGGCCAAG TTTGTGCGTGTGGCGGTGGACTCAAAGCCAGAGGCGCTCCTCCAACTGATGCTGAGGGAATGGCAGATGGATAGACCCAAGCTCCTACTGACTATTCATGGAGGATCTGAGAACTTCAGCCTTCCTCCCAAAGTCAAGCAAGCCTTCACTAAAGGCCTGATCACTGCAGCTCGCAGCACCGGCGCTTGGATACTTACTGATGGCATTAATACtg GTGTGTCCAAGTATGTGGGTGAGGCAGTGAAAAGCTTTGGTGGCCACAACCTGAGGAAGAGGAACACAATTGGGATCACATCTTGGGGAGTCATAGATAACAACACAGACCTTATAGGAAGAGAT GTCTTCAGGCTTTACCAGCCACTGGGAAACCCTTTAAGCAAGAGGTCCTACCTCAATAGTTTCCACTCCCACTTTCTTCTGGTGGATGACGGAACGTTAGGAAAATTCGGTTGCCAAGAAGGCCTCAGGAAGAAACTGGAGAAACACATTCAACTGCTGAAGATCCACACTC GATTGAATCAAAGAGTGCCAATTGCGTGTGTGGTCGTAGAAGGAGGCCCGGCCATTGTGTCCACAGTGCTTGACTACGTGAGCAGTAACCCACCTGTACCAGTCTTTGTGTTTGAGGGATCTGGAAGGGCTGCGGACCTGTTTGCTTTTTTACATAAGCACACTGATACCGACAG GCAGTTAGCTGCAGACATTAGAGAGGGCTTCCTTGTAAGAATTGGGGAGGTTTTTGGAGTTGATAGGAAGGAAGCATCTCGCCTCTGCAGTCTCCTTCTGGAATGTATGGATCACAGACAATCT ATAACTATCTTTGATTCAGAGTCAGAAGACCAGATGGCCCCAGATGCTGCTATTTTGAACACTATCCTCAAGG GTACAAAGGCCAGCGCTGCAGAGCAGCTGAGTATGACTCTGGCCTGGGACAGGGCTGACATTGCACAGAAAAATGTTCTGGTTTATGGACAGCAGTGGCAG GTGGGTTCATTGGAACAGGCCATGCTGGATGCTTTGATGATGGACCGTGTCAGTTTTGTCAAACTCCTGATTGACAACGGAATGACTATGAGTCATTTCCTCACTGTGGATCGCCTGGAGGAACTTTATAACATG CCTCAGGTGCAGGCTGACCAATTTCTTCATCACCTTGTTGAGGATGTGAAACAG acCTCTCTCCCTCTTGGTTATCGGCTGTCTATCATTGACATGGGCTTGGTCATAGAGTACCTCATAGGAGGTGCGTACCGCAGCACCTATACACGCAAACACTTCAGAACTGCCTACAACAGATTGCAGAACAAG GAAGGTAGACGTGTCAGTACCTCATTCTTGTCCGAACAAAAAATGGGAATAAGATCAAAATCTCAATGGAGTGGAAGTCCACAAGACCCCCATTTCTTTAGAACTGCTCAACCTTACAAATGcaag GACCAGAATGTGCTACGTGGTACCAGTGAAAAGGCTGTATGGAATCCGGGCCTTTGTGAAGCGCCACTGGTTTTTTCTTTCAACTTTAATGACGTCTTCGTGTGGGCCGTGCTTCAGCAACGCCAGCAGATGGCGCTGTTCCTATGGCAGCATGGGGAAGAGGCTCTTGCTCGAGCCGCTGTGGCCTGCAAGCTTTACCGCTCCATGGCCTTTAAGGCACGGCAAAGCAGCATGGATGACCACATTGCAGAACGATTCAAAGCCTATTCACT TGAGTTTGGGCAGCTGGCGGTGAATGTCTTGGACTGTGCATTTCGTCAGAATGAGAAGATGGCCATGAAGCTGCTCACTTCTGAGATGGAGGCATGGAGCCACTTTACCTGCCTGCAAATAGCAGTTTCTTCATGTCACCGACCTTTTGTTTCACACTCTTGTACGCAAACCCTCCTCACTGATCTCTGGACTGGTCCACTCAACATGAGAAAAAACTCATATTTAAAG ATCATTTTGAGCCTTCTTTTACCTCCTGCCATTCTGCTGCTGGAATTCAAAAGTAAAGCTGAGATGTGTCATGTTCCCCAGTCTCATGAGGCAATTATTTTTGGCCGTGACACTCTTAAGTCAGGAGAAACACATGATAAAACTCACATG GCCAAGAAGGATGCAGAGCATGGACTGCCATCCCAGGACCGACGTCTTGGttctcggtgggaaggtcttttCCCAAACCTTTTGCATATAGTGTCCTGGATGACAAGACTCTATGAATTCTACACAGCTCCTGTCGTTAAGTTCTGGTTCCATACA ATATCATACTTAGCCTTCCTGATGTTATTCTCCTACACCATCTTAGTGAAGATGGACGATGAACCAGGTGTTCAAGAGTGGTTGGTCATTTTATACATATTGACTACAGCAGTGGAGAAAACCAGAGAG GTGTTAATGTCAGAACCAAGGAAGCTGAGTCAGAAACTGAAGATTTGGTTCTCAGAGTACTGGAACTTCTCTGACTTCCTTGCCATCATACTCTTCCTGTTTGCTTTGGTGATGCGTTGGCACGCTGAACCATATCGGACAGTTGGACGGTTAGCCTACTGTCTGGACATTATATTTTGGTTTGTCAGGGTGATGGATCTCCTGGCTGTCAATCAACATGCTGGTCCTTACCTCACAATGATCACCAAAATG ACCTCGAACATGTTCTTCATTGTGGTGATGATGGCAATTGTTCTGCTGAGCTTTGGGGTATCCAGGAAGGCTATCTTGTCACCAGATGAGGATCCATCATGGAGTTTAGCCCGTGACGTTGTGTTCCAGCCCTACTGGATGATCTATGGAGAGGTCTACGCATCAGAGATAGATC CTTGTGATGGTGGTCAACCATGTGCTCCTGCCTCCTTTCTCACGGCATTCCTTCAAGCTGTCTATATGTTTTTTCAGTACATAATCATGGTCAACATTCTCATTGCATTTTTCAA CAACGTCTACTTTGATATGGCATCGACATCCAATAAGTTGTGGAAATACAACCGCTATCGCTACATAATGACCTATCAGGACAGACCGTGGCTGCCTCCTCCCCTAATTTTCCTCAGTCATGTGACTTTTGGTTTGCGAGCCATTTACAAGCGACTTAATGGAAGTACTGAGGGAGATGAAAGAAGCTCTGGACTTA AGCTCTATTTAGCCCGTGATGACCGCAAGAAGCTCCATGAATTTGAGGAGAAATGTGTACAGGCCTACCTCTATGAGAAGAATCAAGATCTCCACAGCAGTCAGATGAACAGAATCAGAGTCACAGCAGACAG AGCCGAAGAGATGTGCACAATGGTGGGGGAAATCTCAGAGAAGGTCAACATCATTCAGGACAATCTCACGAAACTGGACTCTCAGCTGGGTCAACTTCAGGACCTATCAGCACTGGCTGTGGACACACTGACCCTGCTCTCTGCCTCTGACAATCTACATCAAGAGGAGGCTCGCCTGGCTCAGTCCCAACTAATCCAAACATCCCAACACGTTCTTCCTCACAGCTGGACTCTGCACAGAGATGGCTCGGAGTATGATGTGTCAAATATGAGACGACCGATGTGCAAGTCTTGTAAAAGTACTCCTCCCTCATTGATCAAAGGCTACATTCTTAGACATGCGCCACATGAGTCCCATCTGGGAATCAGAGGGAGTAGGGGAGAAGGGGAAGGACAAACGGAAGAGGGAGAAAAAGAG TTGCCTGATGCTCACCATCCTCGTGAGTTGTGTGTGGGTGTCCCTCGAAGTGCATCCCTCTCTACAGTTTTGCACCTTCATGGAGTTGGAAACCATCTGAGTGTTTTCACTGATCAGACACCTTATGAGTCACGTGGAACATCCCCCTGTGGGTCTCCTCTTTCTTTCAAGATTGCTGACGGAGGACTGGAGTCACCACATTATAAGCTGTGGAGCTGTGATCCACACCTGTACCCGAATCGTGAGGAAATTGAcatggaagaggaggaaggcagTGAAGATGAACAGATAGTGGATGAGTCCAGAGTGCGTGATCATCTTTCCAATTTATAA
- the trpm6 gene encoding transient receptor potential cation channel subfamily M member 6 isoform X3, with protein MSYKSWIEETFSKRECVKFIPSSRDLHRCIPVCQVCQNLIRCCCGRLIVEHSWQEAPPPTFFTGPEQDVSEEWSLELHTRASPTNAYGTIAFQDSAARVCRAKFVRVAVDSKPEALLQLMLREWQMDRPKLLLTIHGGSENFSLPPKVKQAFTKGLITAARSTGAWILTDGINTGVSKYVGEAVKSFGGHNLRKRNTIGITSWGVIDNNTDLIGRDVFRLYQPLGNPLSKRSYLNSFHSHFLLVDDGTLGKFGCQEGLRKKLEKHIQLLKIHTRLNQRVPIACVVVEGGPAIVSTVLDYVSSNPPVPVFVFEGSGRAADLFAFLHKHTDTDS; from the exons TCATATAAATCCTGGATTGAGGAAActttctccaagagagaatgtgtGAAGTTTATCCCCTCCTCTCGAGATCTACACAG ATGCATTCCAGTATGTCAAGTATGTCAAAACTTGATCAG GTGTTGCTGCGGTCGTCTTATCGTAGAACACTCCTGGCAAGAGGCACCTCCCCCGACATTCTTTACTGGTCCTGAACAAGATGTGTCAGAGGAGTGGTCCTTGGAGCTACACACCAGAGCCAGTCCCACCAATGCCTATGGGACCATAGCATTTCAGGACAGTGCAGCACGTGTGTGTCGGGCCAAG TTTGTGCGTGTGGCGGTGGACTCAAAGCCAGAGGCGCTCCTCCAACTGATGCTGAGGGAATGGCAGATGGATAGACCCAAGCTCCTACTGACTATTCATGGAGGATCTGAGAACTTCAGCCTTCCTCCCAAAGTCAAGCAAGCCTTCACTAAAGGCCTGATCACTGCAGCTCGCAGCACCGGCGCTTGGATACTTACTGATGGCATTAATACtg GTGTGTCCAAGTATGTGGGTGAGGCAGTGAAAAGCTTTGGTGGCCACAACCTGAGGAAGAGGAACACAATTGGGATCACATCTTGGGGAGTCATAGATAACAACACAGACCTTATAGGAAGAGAT GTCTTCAGGCTTTACCAGCCACTGGGAAACCCTTTAAGCAAGAGGTCCTACCTCAATAGTTTCCACTCCCACTTTCTTCTGGTGGATGACGGAACGTTAGGAAAATTCGGTTGCCAAGAAGGCCTCAGGAAGAAACTGGAGAAACACATTCAACTGCTGAAGATCCACACTC GATTGAATCAAAGAGTGCCAATTGCGTGTGTGGTCGTAGAAGGAGGCCCGGCCATTGTGTCCACAGTGCTTGACTACGTGAGCAGTAACCCACCTGTACCAGTCTTTGTGTTTGAGGGATCTGGAAGGGCTGCGGACCTGTTTGCTTTTTTACATAAGCACACTGATACCGACAG TTAG